One region of Xylanimonas ulmi genomic DNA includes:
- a CDS encoding MalY/PatB family protein, which translates to MPTASELDAITLDQLRASGSVKWTAFGEAIGAFVAEMDFGTAPAVTRAAHEAVDRGLLGYLPDHATADLQRAYTGFAKRRFGWSPDPERVRPVPDVLAAFEAVVRHLTPDGSPVILPTPAYMPFAPLLRDLGREVIEVPLARDGGPLTHDLDGIDAAFAAGARLLVLVNPHNPTGRVFERDELEAVAAVVERHGGRVFADEIHAPLVYAGRAHVPYASVSAVAAGHAVTATSASKAWNIPGLKAAQLILTDDDAAQVWRRAGVWTEHLTSTVGVLAHTAAYDDGEGWLAQVLAYLDGNRRLTAEHLARHAPAVGHTPPEGTYLAWLDLRPLGLDQPARWLREHARVALTDGEDCGRAGAGHVRLTLATPRPVLRTLLSRVTDALGARA; encoded by the coding sequence ATGCCCACTGCGAGCGAGCTCGACGCGATCACCCTCGACCAGTTGCGCGCCTCCGGCAGCGTCAAGTGGACGGCCTTCGGCGAGGCGATCGGCGCGTTCGTCGCCGAGATGGACTTCGGCACGGCGCCGGCGGTGACCCGCGCGGCGCACGAGGCCGTCGACCGCGGGCTGCTCGGCTATCTGCCCGACCACGCGACCGCCGACCTGCAGCGCGCGTACACCGGGTTCGCGAAGCGGCGCTTCGGCTGGTCGCCCGACCCCGAGCGGGTGCGGCCCGTGCCCGACGTGCTCGCGGCGTTCGAGGCGGTCGTGCGGCACCTGACGCCCGACGGCTCGCCGGTCATCCTGCCGACGCCGGCCTATATGCCGTTCGCCCCGCTGCTGCGCGACCTGGGCCGCGAGGTCATCGAGGTCCCCCTGGCGCGTGACGGCGGCCCGCTCACGCACGACCTCGACGGGATCGACGCCGCCTTTGCGGCGGGCGCGCGGCTGCTCGTGCTGGTCAACCCGCACAACCCGACCGGCCGCGTGTTCGAGCGCGACGAGTTGGAGGCGGTCGCCGCCGTCGTCGAGCGACATGGCGGGCGGGTCTTCGCCGACGAGATCCACGCGCCGCTCGTCTACGCGGGCCGCGCGCACGTGCCCTACGCGTCGGTGTCCGCGGTGGCGGCCGGGCACGCCGTGACCGCGACGTCGGCGTCCAAGGCGTGGAACATCCCTGGCCTCAAGGCCGCGCAGCTCATCCTGACCGACGACGACGCCGCCCAGGTGTGGCGGCGCGCGGGCGTGTGGACCGAGCACCTGACCTCGACGGTCGGCGTCCTGGCGCACACCGCCGCGTACGACGACGGCGAGGGCTGGCTCGCGCAGGTGCTCGCGTATCTCGACGGCAACCGCCGCCTGACCGCCGAGCACCTCGCACGGCATGCCCCGGCCGTCGGGCACACACCGCCCGAGGGCACCTACCTGGCCTGGCTCGACCTGCGCCCGCTCGGACTGGACCAGCCCGCCCGCTGGCTGCGCGAGCACGCCCGGGTCGCGCTCACCGACGGCGAGGACTGCGGCCGCGCCGGCGCCGGGCACGTCCGCCTCACGCTCGCCACCCCGCGGCCCGTCTTGCGGACGCTGCTGTCTAGGGTGACGGACGCGCTCGGCGCGCGGGCCTGA
- a CDS encoding SURF1 family protein, with amino-acid sequence MPEPLTVRPSTWRALLRPRMLLLLVIALTAAALCARLGLWQWHRALERSAAAERHAVAEVAAAGPVGLGSLVAPQSPMPGDDVGRTVWARGTYEASGQRLVRGRALDGEVGYLVLTPLRVADDGTGGDSWADLSGQPVLAVVRGWVAAPSDAPGLAVPAGEVQVTGWLQSAEATSGQVAPDNPGGPPLTDAIAPSALVNDWGGPIWDGYLVLTASDPAQVAASDGGPAALPRPVIEGGSGLNLQSLFYAIEWAVFALFALAFYVRLARDELAVERGAPAPPGSGGPPVVRPPRGQDAGIAGLPG; translated from the coding sequence GTGCCCGAGCCGCTGACCGTGCGCCCGTCGACCTGGCGCGCGCTGTTGCGCCCCCGCATGCTCCTCCTCCTGGTGATCGCGCTGACGGCCGCCGCGCTGTGCGCCCGGCTCGGCCTGTGGCAGTGGCACCGCGCGCTCGAACGCTCGGCCGCCGCGGAGCGGCACGCCGTGGCCGAGGTGGCCGCCGCCGGGCCGGTGGGGCTCGGCTCGCTCGTCGCGCCGCAGTCGCCCATGCCCGGCGACGACGTCGGCCGGACGGTGTGGGCGCGGGGGACCTACGAGGCCTCGGGTCAGCGCCTGGTCCGCGGGCGCGCGCTCGACGGCGAGGTCGGCTACCTGGTCCTGACGCCGCTGCGAGTCGCCGACGACGGCACGGGCGGCGACTCGTGGGCGGACTTGTCCGGGCAGCCCGTGCTGGCCGTGGTGCGCGGATGGGTCGCCGCTCCGTCCGACGCGCCGGGCCTGGCCGTCCCCGCGGGCGAGGTCCAGGTGACGGGTTGGCTGCAGTCCGCCGAGGCCACCTCGGGGCAGGTCGCGCCCGACAACCCGGGCGGGCCGCCCCTGACCGACGCGATCGCCCCGTCGGCGCTCGTCAACGACTGGGGTGGACCCATCTGGGACGGCTACCTGGTGCTGACGGCGTCCGATCCCGCGCAGGTGGCCGCCTCCGACGGCGGCCCGGCCGCGCTGCCGCGCCCCGTGATCGAGGGCGGGTCGGGGCTCAACCTGCAGAGCCTCTTCTACGCGATCGAGTGGGCCGTGTTCGCGCTGTTCGCGCTCGCCTTCTACGTGCGCCTCGCGCGCGACGAGCTCGCCGTCGAGCGCGGGGCGCCGGCGCCGCCGGGGTCGGGCGGCCCGCCCGTCGTGCGCCCGCCCCGCGGGCAGGACGCCGGCATCGCGGGTCTGCCCGGCTGA